The Nostoc sp. 'Lobaria pulmonaria (5183) cyanobiont' genome window below encodes:
- the clpS gene encoding ATP-dependent Clp protease adapter ClpS, whose product MVMTLSADVYGMSTAPTIAPERSNQVIRKTYPNYKVIVLNDDFNTFQHVSECLMKYIPGMSGDRAWDLTNQVHYEGQAIVWVGPQEPAELYHQQLRRAGLTMAPLEAA is encoded by the coding sequence ATGGTTATGACACTTTCAGCAGATGTTTACGGGATGTCCACAGCACCAACTATAGCTCCTGAACGGTCTAATCAAGTTATCCGTAAGACTTATCCGAATTACAAAGTGATTGTATTAAACGATGATTTTAATACATTCCAACACGTGTCTGAATGTTTGATGAAATATATTCCGGGGATGAGTGGCGATCGCGCGTGGGATCTGACTAATCAGGTACACTATGAAGGTCAAGCGATCGTCTGGGTCGGGCCCCAAGAACCTGCGGAACTCTATCACCAGCAGCTGCGCCGAGCAGGTTTGACAATGGCACCTCTAGAAGCAGCTTAA
- a CDS encoding DUF2103 domain-containing protein — protein sequence MDKPTVNPLRTASQKAARLVWNHSTHLSGLIPILERLCQHDGIQTVTPGVIGRSKGHCPKMQLRVSVPIRGGYKVIARQGKTVQEVFILTTLPQDKLEAALAIAMRC from the coding sequence ATGGACAAACCCACCGTAAATCCTCTCCGCACGGCTTCACAAAAAGCCGCCAGACTGGTTTGGAATCACTCAACACACCTTTCTGGTCTTATCCCTATTTTAGAACGTCTTTGTCAGCACGATGGTATCCAAACTGTGACGCCAGGAGTGATTGGGCGGTCAAAAGGTCACTGTCCCAAAATGCAACTGCGCGTTTCAGTACCCATTCGTGGCGGCTATAAAGTCATTGCCCGGCAGGGGAAAACGGTACAAGAGGTATTTATTTTGACAACTTTGCCCCAGGATAAACTAGAAGCTGCATTAGCGATCGCCATGAGATGTTAA